Proteins encoded by one window of Flavobacterium sp. N502540:
- a CDS encoding cyclic peptide export ABC transporter gives MLKTSIKEILFLILYSVPNTILSFGILYIINNVVSGKQEFLTTYMGIVFASFVIYTYLLNIIFQKKLNKHSYDMLYNNEKKIFGKILDTPLITLEKMGVQRFYTVIEDLRTFSSLPEVITHTINSLLMLVFCTIYLFSLSVYSATVIIIIMMLIAGIYFLVINAMSKKVVELRKYNEYYYKYVHDVIKGFKELKINFQRRFNLMNNHLVINREHAKELDFKVNYTFLSINLISQYGLYLVIGVILFVLPELDLLKRDDVISYVVILLFISGPINNLINMQNVYTRFMVANNRIITFLEDFKNENVENNNVRDSVEFDSLEFKNMQFGFGSGVTEKSFSLGPINLSINKGETVFIVGGNGSGKSTFINTLTGLYQSSAGDIVLNDTVIDNPQQLQNLISAVFTDNHIFSQNYDDYSLKDNEKYKELLKIMELDKIVTDDEENSARRSFSKGQSKRMSLIFALLENKPILVLDEWAADQDPHFRKYFYENLVPKLKKEGKTIIAVTHDDAYFKYADRILKFDFGQIIKDTNINASKELAQDALWY, from the coding sequence ATGCTTAAAACCTCAATAAAAGAAATTCTTTTTCTAATTCTTTACTCTGTACCCAATACGATCTTGAGTTTCGGAATCTTGTATATTATCAACAACGTGGTTTCTGGTAAACAGGAGTTTTTAACGACTTACATGGGAATCGTTTTTGCATCGTTTGTGATTTATACCTATTTGTTAAATATTATTTTTCAGAAGAAGCTTAACAAGCACTCTTATGATATGTTATACAATAATGAAAAAAAGATATTTGGCAAAATATTGGATACTCCGCTGATAACGTTGGAAAAAATGGGAGTGCAGCGTTTTTATACAGTAATCGAGGATCTGAGAACCTTCTCCTCTTTGCCGGAAGTAATAACGCACACCATTAATTCTTTGTTGATGCTTGTGTTCTGTACCATTTATTTATTTAGCCTGTCCGTCTATTCAGCGACTGTTATTATCATTATTATGATGCTTATTGCCGGTATATATTTTCTGGTTATTAATGCGATGTCTAAGAAAGTAGTGGAACTAAGAAAATATAATGAGTATTATTATAAGTATGTTCATGATGTAATCAAGGGATTTAAGGAGCTGAAAATTAATTTTCAGAGAAGATTCAATTTGATGAACAATCATTTAGTTATAAATAGAGAACATGCAAAAGAACTTGATTTTAAGGTGAACTATACTTTTTTATCGATTAATCTGATCAGTCAATATGGTTTGTATCTTGTTATTGGTGTAATTCTGTTTGTATTACCTGAGCTGGATTTGCTTAAAAGAGATGATGTGATTTCATATGTTGTTATTTTATTATTTATCAGTGGACCTATTAATAATCTTATCAATATGCAGAATGTTTATACCAGATTTATGGTAGCAAATAATAGAATTATAACATTCCTGGAAGATTTTAAAAATGAAAATGTTGAGAATAATAATGTTAGAGATTCGGTTGAGTTCGATTCATTAGAATTTAAAAATATGCAGTTTGGGTTTGGATCCGGGGTCACAGAGAAAAGTTTTAGTTTGGGGCCAATTAATCTTTCGATCAACAAAGGAGAAACTGTTTTTATCGTTGGTGGAAACGGAAGCGGAAAAAGTACTTTTATAAATACCCTGACTGGATTATACCAATCTTCAGCAGGAGATATTGTTTTAAATGACACAGTAATAGATAATCCTCAGCAGCTTCAAAATCTAATTTCGGCAGTATTTACAGACAATCATATTTTTTCTCAGAATTATGATGACTACAGCTTAAAAGACAACGAGAAATACAAAGAGTTATTAAAAATAATGGAGTTGGACAAAATAGTTACAGATGACGAAGAGAATTCTGCCAGAAGAAGTTTTTCGAAAGGGCAAAGTAAAAGAATGTCATTAATTTTTGCACTTCTGGAAAACAAACCAATTTTGGTTCTAGACGAATGGGCAGCAGATCAGGACCCGCATTTTAGAAAATATTTTTATGAAAATTTAGTACCCAAACTAAAGAAAGAAGGAAAAACAATAATTGCAGTAACTCATGACGATGCCTATTTTAAGTATGCAGACCGAATTTTAAAATTCGATTTTG
- a CDS encoding thioesterase II family protein gives MKILTFSFAGGNKYSFKEFSQNLAHFNVIEYPGRGMRLNEALQLNIDSLIEDLLPKVINKIEECQEYIIYGHSMGALIGYMICQRIQELGLLLPVKLVISGKKPPAIKRESQLSHLSDNLFWEEVVKLGGVPDDLMNYKELIEFYTPILKADFTAIENYNYVKKEKLSVPIDVFYGSEEQITEEEIIGWRDETNGPVTLTRLKGNHFFIFNHIDFFTNYFRSQTQKSSN, from the coding sequence ATGAAAATTTTAACATTCTCCTTTGCAGGAGGCAATAAGTATTCTTTCAAAGAATTTTCTCAAAATCTGGCACATTTTAATGTTATTGAATATCCGGGCAGAGGTATGAGACTAAATGAGGCATTACAACTTAATATAGATTCACTCATTGAAGATTTACTTCCAAAAGTGATAAACAAAATAGAGGAGTGCCAGGAATATATAATTTACGGACACAGCATGGGAGCCCTCATAGGGTATATGATTTGTCAAAGAATACAAGAATTAGGATTGTTGTTACCGGTTAAATTAGTAATAAGCGGTAAGAAGCCCCCGGCAATAAAGAGAGAGAGTCAGCTTTCTCATTTATCAGATAATTTATTTTGGGAAGAAGTTGTAAAATTAGGCGGCGTCCCTGACGACTTAATGAATTACAAAGAATTAATCGAGTTTTATACGCCAATTTTGAAAGCCGATTTTACTGCCATCGAAAATTATAACTATGTTAAGAAAGAAAAACTTTCAGTACCAATTGATGTTTTCTATGGCTCAGAAGAACAAATTACAGAAGAAGAAATCATTGGGTGGCGCGATGAAACCAATGGTCCGGTTACCTTAACACGTTTGAAAGGAAACCACTTTTTTATTTTTAATCATATCGATTTTTTTACCAATTATTTCAGAAGTCAAACTCAAAAAAGCAGCAATTAA
- a CDS encoding SMP-30/gluconolactonase/LRE family protein, with protein MDLKFRNVITIVLIVNSLILLAQEKGEKIIYKDHANTIKPTLFADLGESCATPDGMAIDKKGNLFLSITNPTTFEVHGSKILTFDKNDQPVTWFDKLPLHPITNRVHPMGMEFGPDGNLYVVDNQFFAEKENFSRLIRIVVENGKPKHAEVVLEGLNFGEAIRWYNGRAYITDALFADRRMSGIYSFSLKELNKKKIILTPENKKDYLLSSFTLKPEVTKRTIGIDGIAFDKKGNLYAGNFGDGVITKFTLTKDGKVKSKEVVFDSDKLKCCDGFFYDETRNSIFIANYDNNSVHQLDLNTNTISLIWENDNSDGADGQLDNPCETIIYKGNLLVVNYDTFPGVKNTGPDAYHTISMFKLK; from the coding sequence ATGGATTTAAAATTTAGAAATGTAATTACAATAGTTTTAATAGTAAATTCTCTAATTCTATTGGCACAGGAAAAAGGGGAGAAGATTATTTATAAGGATCATGCAAATACAATAAAACCAACATTATTTGCAGATTTAGGTGAAAGTTGTGCAACTCCGGACGGAATGGCAATAGATAAGAAAGGAAATCTTTTTTTATCGATTACGAACCCTACCACGTTTGAAGTACATGGCAGTAAAATTTTGACTTTTGATAAAAATGATCAACCCGTAACATGGTTCGATAAATTGCCGCTTCATCCTATTACAAACAGAGTACATCCAATGGGAATGGAGTTTGGCCCGGACGGCAATTTATATGTAGTCGATAACCAGTTTTTTGCAGAAAAGGAAAACTTTTCCAGATTGATAAGAATTGTTGTTGAAAACGGAAAACCTAAACATGCAGAAGTTGTATTGGAAGGCTTAAATTTTGGGGAAGCCATAAGATGGTATAATGGGAGAGCGTATATAACTGATGCTTTGTTTGCAGACAGAAGGATGAGTGGAATTTATAGTTTTTCCTTAAAAGAATTAAATAAAAAGAAGATAATTCTAACCCCTGAAAATAAAAAAGATTACCTGCTAAGTTCATTTACATTAAAACCCGAAGTGACAAAAAGAACAATAGGAATCGATGGAATTGCATTCGACAAAAAAGGCAATTTGTATGCTGGAAATTTTGGAGATGGAGTAATTACAAAATTTACACTAACTAAAGACGGTAAAGTAAAATCAAAAGAAGTAGTATTTGATTCGGATAAATTAAAGTGCTGTGATGGTTTTTTCTATGATGAAACGAGGAATTCGATTTTTATTGCCAATTATGATAACAATAGTGTTCATCAATTGGACTTAAATACAAATACAATATCATTAATATGGGAAAATGATAATTCAGATGGTGCAGACGGTCAGCTGGACAATCCCTGTGAAACGATTATCTACAAAGGGAATTTATTAGTGGTAAATTATGACACTTTCCCAGGTGTAAAAAACACAGGCCCTGATGCATACCATACGATTTCGATGTTCAAATTGAAATAA